In a single window of the Candidatus Kaiserbacteria bacterium genome:
- a CDS encoding AAA family ATPase, with the protein MKENWKPIEKSVNEKEVIARENLARSEDLDLPPELQSYITETIPDEVGLTAEETVLAELRIQNVRKAARAFRAFDKKIDSLKHAKLRFEEKFPINSAQNRPSQVILAMRKIDTEISEIENSTAELMQSNPEAYVVRNALELREYRKQLKSGDFVLTPYAERKIDELQDNYYAIDKIPFLNGETGSGKSSIAKYFCAEVLEVEPERIAGAKGIDETKIFGKIDLTSDENGPQARFVPGPLYRAMEKGVPLIIEEVNAIPPEILKSLNDIIINAKKGEEVSVIGDPKGSKVKAKDGFGVIMTGNLNRNPKAIDRYKGLFELSADFVNRVRPIDYDYLPQSTEGNYIEEAGKSNELYTLMIAMLMNDKGDVNAPKEAFDDLWRLAKFVRKVQEVYSGQRDGKLFSGQGGLNMPVTATSSVVSMRDVKQVIESWKRDNFEREFDYYVYKELIAPLTNAMDVKFFVQQLQSEGFLTDQSWKDVVSKAGTFDSAMHAPENKGQEIQFSTVRDVVQNVYGKIPERKEYPQYDPNVITYAKSELCTVQSQKEKMDAFLEGAENNQFRGIRDGLAELEADVTTLVKEMEDAHQTRDGKKLRILGEQLSESLTQLRAGSIEKVLKTVDSLQNRRIIKAGEFVDLWKERIKKEETLWSELKDVYTEDYIAASNRIEEYETKRNPDQILGKKELIVELEGLLEEKNELVKNFHSDLTLADRVNEIINRILDLELRLGADMYTLEDVKHPASVLMSDFNFFFRKHNDLRWTLRTDVYPNLDEKSEIIELDQIPAIFNPHFRDEKGLAYYRKELLEKTIIHKDAGVEEVFANARRVFKEESAVTFQLFFQKDFFDTRDENGNPNPKSFEIDTKKINTLLSGFSKSDTWMVEGFIYHSEKLYEYSEDYAKAYMYSFPAVFCVAQKNGEDVLLALDRTGDHEWSITKVTQPSISAQQFVAPTITGKAFN; encoded by the coding sequence ATGAAAGAAAACTGGAAACCGATTGAAAAGTCAGTCAATGAAAAGGAAGTTATTGCACGTGAAAATCTAGCTCGATCCGAGGATCTTGATCTCCCTCCAGAACTCCAGTCATACATTACAGAAACCATACCAGATGAGGTTGGTTTAACAGCAGAGGAAACCGTACTTGCTGAACTAAGAATCCAAAATGTAAGGAAGGCCGCTCGAGCGTTTCGTGCTTTTGACAAAAAGATAGATTCACTTAAACACGCAAAGCTTAGGTTTGAGGAAAAATTTCCAATCAATTCTGCACAAAACCGTCCATCGCAAGTAATTTTGGCGATGAGAAAAATTGATACGGAAATATCGGAAATAGAAAACTCGACTGCAGAATTAATGCAATCAAATCCAGAAGCATATGTGGTGCGTAATGCCTTAGAGTTGCGTGAGTACAGAAAGCAATTAAAGTCGGGGGATTTTGTTTTGACTCCATACGCTGAGAGAAAGATAGACGAGCTCCAAGATAACTACTACGCAATAGATAAGATCCCCTTTCTAAATGGAGAGACGGGGTCAGGGAAATCATCAATCGCCAAGTATTTCTGCGCTGAAGTACTTGAGGTAGAACCAGAGCGAATTGCGGGAGCAAAAGGAATTGATGAAACAAAAATATTTGGCAAAATTGATCTTACTTCAGACGAGAACGGACCACAGGCACGCTTTGTGCCAGGTCCCCTTTATCGTGCAATGGAAAAAGGAGTTCCCCTCATTATTGAAGAAGTTAATGCAATTCCGCCTGAGATCCTAAAATCACTCAATGACATAATTATCAATGCGAAAAAGGGTGAGGAGGTATCTGTTATTGGTGACCCCAAGGGTTCAAAAGTAAAGGCTAAGGATGGATTCGGCGTGATCATGACCGGAAACCTCAATCGCAATCCAAAGGCTATCGATCGATACAAAGGGCTATTTGAACTTTCTGCCGATTTTGTTAATCGCGTTCGTCCAATAGATTACGATTATCTACCCCAATCAACTGAAGGTAACTACATTGAAGAGGCGGGAAAAAGTAATGAACTTTACACACTCATGATCGCAATGCTCATGAACGATAAGGGTGATGTAAATGCACCTAAAGAGGCGTTCGATGATTTGTGGCGTTTGGCAAAGTTTGTCCGAAAAGTACAAGAAGTCTACAGCGGTCAGCGAGACGGGAAATTATTTTCAGGACAAGGCGGACTGAATATGCCTGTGACCGCCACATCTTCAGTCGTGAGTATGCGCGATGTGAAGCAGGTTATTGAGTCATGGAAGCGAGATAATTTTGAAAGAGAGTTTGATTACTACGTATATAAGGAACTTATTGCACCGCTCACTAATGCAATGGATGTAAAGTTTTTTGTTCAACAACTTCAGTCTGAAGGTTTCCTTACTGATCAGTCATGGAAGGATGTCGTTTCAAAAGCTGGGACATTCGATTCTGCTATGCATGCTCCTGAAAATAAGGGGCAAGAAATTCAGTTTTCGACTGTTCGCGACGTTGTACAAAATGTTTACGGGAAAATTCCTGAGAGAAAGGAGTACCCACAGTATGATCCTAATGTTATTACCTATGCAAAGAGCGAACTCTGCACTGTACAGTCACAAAAAGAAAAAATGGACGCATTTCTTGAGGGTGCAGAAAATAATCAATTTCGTGGCATTCGTGATGGTCTTGCAGAACTTGAAGCAGACGTTACCACTCTAGTAAAAGAAATGGAGGATGCACACCAAACACGAGACGGAAAGAAACTTCGTATACTCGGTGAACAGCTAAGTGAGTCATTGACTCAACTTCGTGCAGGATCAATCGAAAAAGTACTTAAAACCGTTGATTCTCTTCAAAATAGACGGATAATAAAGGCTGGGGAGTTCGTGGATTTATGGAAGGAAAGAATCAAAAAAGAAGAAACGTTATGGTCAGAATTAAAGGATGTATACACTGAGGACTATATTGCAGCAAGCAACAGAATCGAAGAGTATGAAACAAAAAGGAATCCAGATCAGATACTTGGTAAAAAAGAATTGATTGTCGAATTGGAAGGATTGCTGGAGGAAAAAAATGAACTAGTCAAAAATTTTCATTCGGACCTGACTCTTGCTGATCGTGTGAATGAAATAATAAATCGTATACTTGATTTAGAATTAAGACTTGGGGCTGATATGTACACATTGGAGGACGTAAAACATCCCGCATCTGTCTTAATGAGTGATTTTAATTTCTTCTTTCGTAAACATAACGACTTGCGCTGGACACTGAGAACAGATGTATATCCGAATCTTGATGAGAAAAGTGAAATAATTGAGCTTGATCAAATTCCAGCTATTTTTAACCCTCATTTCAGAGATGAAAAAGGACTAGCTTATTACCGCAAGGAGTTGTTGGAAAAAACAATCATTCATAAGGATGCTGGTGTCGAAGAAGTCTTTGCAAATGCGAGAAGAGTTTTTAAAGAAGAAAGTGCAGTTACTTTTCAGCTTTTCTTTCAAAAAGATTTCTTCGATACGAGAGACGAGAATGGTAATCCAAACCCGAAATCATTCGAGATTGATACGAAAAAAATTAACACGCTACTCAGTGGTTTTTCCAAAAGTGACACATGGATGGTTGAAGGATTTATATACCATTCCGAGAAATTGTACGAATACTCTGAAGATTATGCAAAGGCATACATGTATAGCTTCCCAGCAGTATTTTGTGTTGCCCAAAAAAATGGTGAGGATGTCTTACTTGCTTTAGACAGGACTGGGGATCATGAATGGAGTATCACTAAAGTTACCCAGCCATCGATTTCTGCCCAGCAGTTCGTTGCTCCAACAATCACAGGAAAAGCTTTTAACTAG
- a CDS encoding alpha/beta hydrolase: MQKIRVFIIHGGMTFKSKKDYITYLTTREISIDRKPNWTEEYLNTSLGKQFEIVRLRMPTPDNAHYDEWKIHFERYLPFFTKQVILIGESLGGIFLARYLSENRLPQKALATYLVCPPFDNSLSDEDLVNGFKLKPDLSLLPENTNHLSILFSADDDVVPVQHAEKYREKLPTAMIRILKGKNGHFNVSKLPEIVKMILKDTRPR; the protein is encoded by the coding sequence ATGCAAAAAATACGAGTATTTATTATCCATGGTGGGATGACTTTTAAAAGTAAAAAGGATTATATTACGTACCTTACGACCCGAGAAATTTCTATTGATCGTAAGCCAAACTGGACTGAAGAATATCTGAATACCTCTCTCGGAAAACAGTTTGAGATAGTCCGGCTCCGTATGCCAACCCCCGACAACGCCCATTATGATGAATGGAAAATTCACTTTGAGCGCTATCTTCCCTTCTTCACGAAGCAAGTCATTCTTATTGGAGAATCTCTTGGTGGCATTTTCCTTGCACGATATCTTTCTGAGAACCGCCTTCCACAAAAAGCACTTGCGACATATCTCGTTTGTCCTCCTTTTGATAACTCTCTTTCTGATGAAGACTTGGTGAATGGCTTCAAACTCAAACCAGACCTTTCCCTTCTTCCTGAAAACACGAATCATCTTTCAATTCTCTTCTCCGCAGATGATGATGTCGTCCCCGTGCAACATGCAGAAAAATATCGTGAAAAACTTCCCACCGCAATGATACGGATACTCAAAGGAAAAAATGGACATTTCAACGTGAGCAAATTACCCGAAATAGTAAAAATGATTCTCAAAGATACGCGTCCACGATAA
- a CDS encoding rubredoxin produces the protein MSQYVCLECGWIYDEAVGFPERGFLAGTKWETLPDTFKCGECEVTKGETHMWQKLD, from the coding sequence ATGTCTCAATACGTATGCTTAGAGTGTGGATGGATTTACGATGAAGCGGTGGGCTTCCCCGAACGTGGTTTCCTCGCGGGCACTAAGTGGGAGACATTACCTGATACATTTAAGTGTGGTGAATGTGAGGTGACAAAAGGTGAGACACACATGTGGCAGAAACTTGATTAA
- a CDS encoding HAMP domain-containing histidine kinase, with amino-acid sequence MNTILKRFAALVTNSTATNFKGAVIRLTAYYTLGVFCILVVFSVAVYILFSQGVERELEIEHGSDEYKEMLEMRNEPLLHEVTENLFDILVVSDIVLLFMTLIVSYLLARKTLAPLAESYQRQKQFVADAAHELRTPLAVLKAGGEVLLQGERTTPQYRQFLMESQDEINRLITLSNDLLFLVRNTEGRVRTVAPFLFNDVCIAQCERLVAYAAQKEVTVSHRVDTAVTLVGNQDDMTRLVLNVLKNAVDYNTRGGSVTLSLEKVHREAVLRITDTGIGIAEEDIPRIFERFFKVDVARTQKATTGSGLGLAIVKEIADAHGGTLRVTSIKSEGTTIELRVPCA; translated from the coding sequence ATGAACACTATATTGAAACGATTCGCGGCGTTGGTTACAAATTCAACAGCCACTAACTTTAAAGGCGCAGTCATTCGCTTGACTGCGTACTACACGCTCGGCGTCTTTTGTATTCTCGTGGTATTTAGTGTAGCCGTATACATCCTTTTTTCACAAGGAGTTGAGCGTGAGTTAGAGATAGAACACGGAAGTGATGAGTATAAAGAAATGCTCGAGATGCGCAATGAGCCACTCCTCCATGAAGTAACTGAGAATCTCTTTGATATTCTCGTCGTGTCAGATATCGTTCTTCTTTTTATGACACTCATTGTTTCATATCTGCTCGCACGTAAAACGCTTGCACCACTTGCGGAGTCATACCAGCGTCAAAAGCAATTCGTGGCCGATGCAGCACATGAACTCCGTACACCACTTGCGGTCCTTAAAGCGGGAGGGGAAGTACTCCTTCAGGGGGAACGCACCACCCCTCAGTACCGACAGTTTCTTATGGAGTCGCAAGATGAAATTAATCGACTCATCACACTTTCAAACGATCTTCTTTTTCTCGTCCGAAATACCGAAGGGAGAGTGCGCACAGTAGCACCATTTTTATTCAATGACGTGTGTATTGCTCAGTGTGAAAGGCTTGTTGCCTATGCCGCACAAAAAGAGGTGACCGTATCTCATCGGGTAGATACAGCGGTGACCCTTGTGGGTAACCAGGATGACATGACACGCCTTGTGCTCAATGTCCTTAAAAATGCTGTGGACTACAATACCAGGGGAGGTAGTGTGACACTTTCACTCGAAAAAGTGCATCGTGAAGCGGTACTTCGTATTACGGATACGGGTATCGGTATTGCGGAGGAAGACATACCACGTATCTTTGAACGATTTTTCAAAGTTGATGTCGCCCGAACCCAAAAAGCCACCACAGGCTCTGGCCTCGGTCTTGCGATTGTAAAAGAAATTGCTGATGCACATGGGGGGACGCTTCGTGTGACAAGTATAAAAAGTGAAGGTACGACTATTGAACTCCGCGTACCCTGTGCATAA
- a CDS encoding response regulator transcription factor, whose translation MRILVVEDTEKLAAYIKQMFEEHGYAVDTVSDGESGERMAGSGVYDLIVLDVMLPQKNGKDVCRTLRAAGYVMPILMLTACGEIDDKVDGLDSGADDYLVKPFEMKELLARARALLRRPQEKFVDTLHMQDLELNTTEHTLRKKGKEITLTPKEYSILEYLMRNADAVVTREQLLEHCWDFAYSAFSNITDVYIRQLRKKLTDSHEHYIETIRGVGYKFNSH comes from the coding sequence ATGCGTATACTTGTAGTAGAAGATACCGAAAAACTTGCAGCCTACATTAAGCAAATGTTTGAGGAACATGGCTATGCGGTGGATACGGTGAGTGATGGAGAGTCTGGCGAGCGCATGGCTGGGTCGGGGGTATACGACCTTATTGTACTCGATGTCATGCTCCCTCAGAAAAACGGCAAAGATGTATGCCGTACACTTCGCGCCGCAGGGTACGTGATGCCTATTCTCATGCTTACCGCGTGTGGGGAAATAGATGACAAAGTTGATGGGCTCGATAGCGGTGCAGATGATTATCTCGTGAAGCCATTTGAAATGAAAGAACTGCTTGCACGCGCCCGCGCACTCCTTCGTCGCCCACAGGAAAAATTTGTTGACACACTTCACATGCAAGATTTAGAACTCAATACCACTGAGCACACCTTGAGGAAGAAAGGGAAGGAAATCACCCTCACGCCAAAGGAATACTCGATACTTGAGTACCTCATGCGAAATGCTGACGCCGTGGTGACTCGTGAGCAACTCCTTGAACATTGTTGGGACTTCGCCTATAGTGCATTTAGCAATATCACCGACGTATACATACGACAACTAAGAAAAAAACTCACAGATTCACATGAACACTATATTGAAACGATTCGCGGCGTTGGTTACAAATTCAACAGCCACTAA
- a CDS encoding FAD:protein FMN transferase, which translates to MQEFTYTGKAMGTDFSVSIVTENESVARTLFESAGNTIHAYEARFSRFLPESELSQLNATRTAIVSPEFLEALLEAERLFELTHGVFNPLVQIDRFGYVTSFETLESTTPAPSPEEPYDIDFSTTSIDPEIRSVILNEGQKLDFGGFLKGFLAEKIAKELMNSENIVQGVIVNLGGDIHTQGLDAEGAPFLFSIYNPITQKDDFHLPLKDASLATSGIYKRTWMHGDIPTHHILDPSGTHNPDSDIVSASVVHEHGGMTEACAKVFLSLGIQKASQVLREHSMRYIIITKGGTLLTDTI; encoded by the coding sequence ATGCAGGAATTCACGTACACAGGTAAAGCGATGGGGACTGATTTTTCGGTTTCTATTGTGACTGAAAATGAAAGTGTTGCCCGCACTCTCTTTGAGAGTGCGGGCAACACTATACATGCGTACGAAGCGCGCTTTTCTCGATTCCTCCCCGAAAGTGAACTTTCACAACTCAATGCAACACGCACAGCAATTGTGTCTCCCGAGTTTCTTGAGGCACTTCTCGAAGCAGAACGACTCTTCGAGCTCACCCATGGTGTCTTTAATCCTTTAGTCCAAATAGATCGCTTCGGATATGTGACCTCGTTTGAAACACTTGAAAGTACGACGCCTGCACCGTCTCCAGAAGAACCATACGATATCGACTTCTCTACCACATCTATTGATCCTGAGATACGAAGCGTCATACTTAATGAGGGACAAAAATTGGACTTTGGAGGTTTTCTCAAAGGGTTCCTTGCAGAAAAAATTGCCAAAGAACTTATGAACTCAGAAAATATAGTCCAAGGAGTCATCGTGAACCTCGGTGGTGATATTCATACTCAAGGACTTGATGCCGAAGGTGCTCCCTTCCTCTTTAGTATCTATAATCCCATTACCCAAAAAGACGATTTTCATCTTCCCCTCAAAGACGCAAGTCTCGCAACGAGTGGTATCTACAAACGTACATGGATGCATGGAGATATTCCGACACACCACATCCTTGACCCTTCAGGTACTCATAACCCGGATTCAGACATTGTCTCAGCAAGTGTCGTACACGAACATGGTGGCATGACCGAAGCATGTGCAAAAGTTTTTCTCTCTCTTGGGATTCAGAAAGCTTCACAGGTACTACGGGAGCACTCCATGCGCTACATTATTATTACCAAAGGCGGTACGTTACTCACCGACACCATATGA
- a CDS encoding FAD-dependent oxidoreductase, which translates to MKKLTAHITHIKDLSKTAKEITLTLPEQIDFIAGQFVNIFMDIDGVSVRRAYSISSSDDYQSHISLSIRETLNGVISPLFWKTDLTGTTLELMGPLGLNTADKMKSPRAYLFAYGVGAGVVKSVLDHVIKKGIAEKIVVMTGSRSEDEILHRDYFDSMAQEHPIIEVRHVISKPATAGFREGYIQDHIDGIDFNNADVYACGQGVACDSLVEKIKAQNPENCHFFIEAFH; encoded by the coding sequence ATGAAAAAACTCACTGCACACATTACACACATTAAAGACCTTTCAAAGACTGCAAAAGAAATCACCCTTACCCTTCCCGAGCAGATAGATTTCATCGCTGGGCAATTCGTAAATATCTTTATGGATATCGATGGAGTTAGTGTAAGGCGCGCATACTCAATCTCTTCGTCTGATGATTACCAGTCTCACATATCACTTTCGATTCGAGAAACATTAAATGGTGTTATATCTCCTCTCTTTTGGAAAACTGATTTAACGGGTACAACCCTAGAACTTATGGGACCACTTGGACTCAATACTGCTGACAAAATGAAAAGCCCACGTGCATATCTTTTTGCATACGGCGTCGGCGCAGGAGTCGTAAAGTCGGTGCTCGACCATGTGATTAAAAAAGGAATCGCAGAGAAAATAGTGGTTATGACCGGAAGTCGTTCAGAAGATGAAATACTGCACCGTGATTACTTTGATAGCATGGCACAAGAGCACCCCATAATTGAAGTACGTCATGTCATCTCAAAACCTGCGACCGCTGGATTCCGAGAAGGATACATCCAAGACCATATTGACGGCATTGATTTCAATAATGCCGATGTCTATGCCTGTGGCCAAGGCGTTGCCTGTGACAGTCTCGTAGAAAAAATAAAAGCACAAAACCCTGAAAACTGTCATTTCTTTATCGAAGCATTTCATTAA
- a CDS encoding CTP synthase, whose amino-acid sequence MTNKKTSVAQKSKTRSYIFIVGGVMSGVGKGIASSSIALLLQSRGLTVTSLKIDPYINVDAGTMNPTEHGEVFVLENGLETDQDMGNYERFLGKTIPGINYMTTGSVYQDVIRKERNLEYGGKNVEVVPHIPEEVIRRIKKAGEAADADVITIEVGGTVGEYQNILFLEAVRMMKTEMPEHVAVVMVSYLPVPSSIGEMKTKPTQTAARILNSTGVFADFILARGPVVIDKKRKEKIARFCNVKVEHVISAPDVKSVYDVPVNFEKDNLSALICAQLGIVAPRPVNLTAWKNFVSRSKNGKDVVKIAVVGKYFSSGDFILSDVYISVLEAIKYSAYALHLTPEIHYVSASSFEDNPKSLKKLNDFDGILVPGGFGATGIPGLLSVIKYAREKKIPYFGICYGMQLLVIEFARTILRYKDAHTAEIEPTSKHIVVDVMPEQKEKIARGDMGGSMRLGEYPAVLTKGSVAARAYNAREISERHRHRYEVNPTYIAPLTEKGLVFSGTSPDGTLMEIAELPSDLHPFFVGTQFHPEFHARPLSPHPLFTAFIKASYEHKKG is encoded by the coding sequence ATGACCAATAAAAAAACTTCAGTTGCGCAAAAAAGTAAAACACGTTCATACATTTTTATCGTCGGAGGAGTAATGAGTGGTGTGGGGAAGGGCATTGCCTCATCCTCTATTGCACTCTTGCTTCAGTCTCGTGGTCTAACCGTCACTTCACTCAAGATAGATCCATACATCAACGTTGACGCAGGCACGATGAATCCCACTGAGCATGGTGAGGTTTTTGTACTTGAAAACGGTCTCGAAACAGACCAAGACATGGGTAATTACGAGCGCTTCTTGGGGAAGACTATTCCTGGTATCAACTACATGACGACAGGAAGTGTGTATCAGGACGTGATACGGAAGGAGCGCAATCTTGAGTACGGAGGAAAAAATGTTGAGGTTGTTCCTCATATTCCCGAAGAGGTGATTCGACGTATTAAAAAAGCGGGCGAAGCAGCAGACGCTGACGTGATTACAATCGAAGTGGGGGGTACCGTGGGTGAATACCAAAACATTCTTTTTCTTGAGGCGGTGCGCATGATGAAAACCGAGATGCCGGAGCATGTGGCTGTGGTTATGGTGAGTTACCTCCCGGTACCCTCGAGTATCGGGGAAATGAAAACCAAGCCCACGCAGACCGCTGCGCGTATCTTGAACAGCACTGGTGTCTTTGCAGATTTTATTCTTGCACGTGGTCCCGTGGTGATAGATAAAAAACGGAAAGAAAAAATTGCTCGTTTTTGTAATGTGAAAGTTGAGCATGTCATTTCGGCACCTGATGTGAAAAGTGTGTACGATGTTCCCGTTAATTTTGAAAAAGATAATCTTTCTGCACTTATCTGTGCGCAACTCGGTATTGTGGCTCCGAGGCCAGTGAACCTCACTGCCTGGAAGAATTTTGTGTCACGGTCAAAGAATGGCAAGGATGTGGTAAAGATTGCCGTGGTGGGGAAGTATTTTAGTTCAGGCGATTTCATTCTCTCAGACGTATACATTTCCGTTCTTGAAGCGATTAAATACTCTGCTTATGCACTCCATCTCACTCCAGAGATTCACTATGTTTCTGCGTCAAGTTTTGAGGATAATCCAAAAAGTTTAAAGAAGCTGAATGACTTTGATGGCATCCTTGTCCCGGGCGGATTTGGTGCTACGGGTATTCCAGGACTGCTTTCAGTTATTAAATACGCACGCGAAAAAAAGATTCCCTACTTCGGTATTTGCTATGGTATGCAACTTTTGGTTATTGAGTTTGCACGCACGATACTTAGGTACAAAGATGCCCATACTGCAGAAATAGAACCTACTTCAAAACATATAGTGGTCGACGTCATGCCTGAGCAAAAAGAAAAGATTGCCCGTGGCGATATGGGTGGCTCAATGCGCCTTGGAGAATATCCTGCAGTCCTCACAAAGGGGTCTGTAGCCGCGCGAGCGTATAACGCACGCGAGATTAGTGAACGTCACCGCCACCGTTACGAGGTAAATCCCACATATATTGCGCCACTTACCGAAAAAGGATTGGTATTTTCAGGAACCTCTCCTGACGGCACTCTTATGGAGATAGCAGAACTTCCGAGTGACCTGCATCCGTTCTTTGTGGGTACCCAATTCCATCCCGAATTCCATGCGCGCCCCCTCTCCCCACATCCACTCTTTACTGCATTCATCAAAGCATCATACGAACATAAAAAAGGGTAA
- a CDS encoding ABC transporter permease, whose protein sequence is MVTSLKRVIRAGFVGFWRNGFVSLSAIFVIAITLIVVGSSMLTGQLLDASLVQVREKVDINVYMVTSASEDEINVLKSSLESLPDVREVIYTSREDALAQFRERHQNDELTIQALEELGDNPLGASLSIRANETSQYESIATFLTDHQAAESSEAPLIDRINFNQNKEAIDKLTNIINTVERTSYFAMLILIGASILIAFNTIRLAIYTSREEISVMRLVGASNMFIRGPFVLQGVLYGLIAGVLTLLVLYPVVLWLGPGTDVFFGFNIFNYFVENFGYLFIVLVGSGIVLGVVSSTLAIARYLRV, encoded by the coding sequence ATGGTTACTAGTCTTAAACGGGTCATTCGAGCAGGGTTTGTTGGGTTTTGGCGTAACGGCTTCGTGTCGCTTTCGGCAATTTTTGTTATCGCAATAACACTCATCGTCGTGGGCAGTTCCATGCTTACCGGGCAACTCCTCGATGCCTCACTCGTGCAGGTGCGCGAAAAGGTAGATATTAATGTGTACATGGTGACTTCCGCCAGTGAAGACGAAATCAATGTACTGAAATCTTCTCTCGAAAGTCTCCCTGATGTGCGTGAGGTCATCTATACCTCACGTGAAGATGCGCTTGCACAATTCCGTGAACGGCATCAAAACGATGAACTCACTATTCAGGCTCTTGAAGAACTCGGTGATAATCCGCTCGGTGCGTCACTCTCGATTCGAGCAAATGAGACTTCTCAATACGAGAGTATTGCAACCTTCCTCACTGACCATCAAGCCGCAGAATCATCCGAGGCACCACTTATTGATCGTATCAATTTCAATCAAAATAAGGAGGCAATCGACAAACTCACGAATATTATCAATACTGTCGAGCGTACGAGTTATTTTGCGATGCTCATTCTCATCGGTGCCTCAATTCTGATTGCCTTCAATACCATTCGTCTCGCTATCTACACATCGCGTGAAGAAATTAGCGTGATGCGCCTTGTGGGAGCATCCAACATGTTTATTCGTGGGCCATTTGTGCTTCAGGGAGTACTCTACGGACTTATTGCGGGTGTACTCACACTTCTTGTATTATATCCAGTCGTGTTGTGGCTTGGTCCAGGAACTGATGTATTCTTTGGATTCAATATCTTTAACTATTTTGTAGAAAACTTTGGGTATCTCTTCATTGTACTTGTCGGCTCGGGAATTGTACTCGGCGTTGTGTCGAGTACACTTGCCATTGCTAGATATCTTCGTGTATAA
- the ftsE gene encoding cell division ATP-binding protein FtsE — MIYFDNVSKIYNAGRSVALHDVTFQVAPNEFVSIVGHSGAGKTTLLKMLIAEDKPTKGQVFFESLDIHAISRSALPKFRRKIGTVFQDFKLLPHMTAYENIAFAMEANGRSDEEIAENVPQALDLVDLGDKVWNFPHELSGGEKQRVAIARAIVNQPDIIIADEPTGNLDPIATYEVVQILKKINDLGTTVIMTTHNKGVIDALGRRVITMDEGRIVRDDAEGKYVL, encoded by the coding sequence ATGATTTATTTTGATAACGTTTCAAAGATATACAATGCAGGCCGTTCTGTGGCACTCCACGATGTAACGTTTCAGGTAGCACCCAATGAGTTTGTTTCTATTGTGGGACATTCAGGTGCGGGTAAAACCACACTGCTCAAAATGCTTATTGCTGAAGATAAGCCCACCAAAGGACAAGTTTTTTTTGAGTCACTCGACATCCATGCTATTTCGCGAAGTGCACTGCCAAAGTTTCGTCGCAAAATAGGTACCGTCTTTCAGGACTTTAAGCTCCTACCTCACATGACTGCCTATGAGAATATCGCCTTTGCGATGGAGGCAAATGGCCGTTCCGATGAAGAGATTGCGGAGAACGTGCCTCAGGCACTTGATCTGGTAGATTTAGGTGACAAAGTGTGGAATTTCCCTCATGAACTTTCTGGTGGTGAGAAACAGCGTGTGGCTATTGCACGTGCCATTGTGAATCAACCCGATATTATTATTGCGGATGAGCCCACAGGCAATCTCGATCCTATCGCTACATATGAAGTCGTCCAGATTTTGAAAAAAATTAATGACCTCGGCACTACTGTCATTATGACTACACATAATAAAGGCGTTATCGACGCACTCGGGAGACGTGTGATTACCATGGATGAGGGCCGGATAGTACGAGATGATGCGGAGGGTAAGTACGTTCTATAA